Proteins found in one Pelobates fuscus isolate aPelFus1 chromosome 10, aPelFus1.pri, whole genome shotgun sequence genomic segment:
- the LOC134575925 gene encoding zinc finger protein OZF-like, with protein MYTSTDFSEIRCKSNQIKEESASCKERKSTKANIYTPAANTPPEYACTDFKEESASDEGNNLPNTFTLTLTEYASTVIKEESGSCQLVNPKCKVSPTINPCIQIKEECSSGKGKLTDAKITAEIDYISFNIKEESASCEKDNSTDEYYTTDCLSTHVKEELTLCEEDLTDTDICRTTGNPESEYTNRETVNKDSDRSNTPAVDSEHQTHFDCSPDFLKHQRIHKRKGLSCSDCGKCFASNSHLITHQRIHTGEKPFSCAQCGKCFIDKSSLTKHQRVHTGEKPFPCSHCGKHFSHKSDLVIHQRIHTGEKPYACTSCGKCFIDKSKLLKHQRIHTGERPFSCSECGKCFTDKSGLVYHHRIHTGEKPFACSECGKYFTSKSSLVTHQRIHTGEKPFSCSVCGKCFNSKSNFVTHQRTHTGEKPFSCSDCGKCFADKSSLVIHQRIHTGEKPFSCSECGKCFNSKSNFVIHHGLHTGEKPFSCSICGKCFSNSSNVLKHQNIHTRVKTFTCSICGNNFTAKSSLVRHQTIHLQNKPMS; from the coding sequence ATGTATACATCAACAGACTTTTCAGAGATTAGATGTAAATCAAATCAAATCAAGGAGGAGTCTGCCTCATGTAAAGAAAGGAAGTCCACAAAGGCCAATATATATACACCTGCAGCAAATACTCCGCCTGAATATGCATGTACTGATTTTAAGGAGGAATCTGCCTCAGATGAAGGAAATAATCTTCCAAACACTTTCACACTTACACTAACAGAATATGCATCTACTGTTATTAAGGAGGAATCTGGCTCTTGTCAATTAGTAAATCCTAAATGCAAAGTCAGTCCTACAATAAATCCATGCATTCAAATAAAGGAAGAATGCTCCTCTGGAAAAGGAAAGCTCACAGACGCCAAAATCACTGCAGAGATTGATTATATATCTTTTAATATAAAGGAAGAGTCTGCCTCCTGTGAGAAAGATAATTCCACTGACGAATATTATACTACAGATTGTTTATCTACTCATGTAAAGGAGGAATTAACCTTGTGTGAAGAGGATTTAACAGACACTGACATATGTAGAACTACAGGTAATCCAGAGTCAGAATACACAAATAGAGAAACAGTGAATAAGGACAGTGATAGGAGCAACACTCCTGCAGTTGATTCAGAGCATCAGACGCATTTTGATTGTAGCCCTGATTTTTTAAAACATCAGAGAATTCATAAAAGAAAAGGTCTGTCTTGTTCAgactgtggaaaatgttttgccaGTAACTCACATCTTATTACACatcaaaggattcacacaggagaaaaacctttCTCATGTGCTCAGTGTGGAAAATGCTTTATTGATAAGTCAAGCCTTACTAAACACCAGCgagttcacacaggagagaaaccatttccATGCTCCCACTGCGGCAAACACTTTTCTCATAAATCTGATCTTGTTATACATCAAAGGATCCACACAGGGGAAAAGCCATACGCTTGTACTAGTTGTGGGAAATGCTTTATTGATAAGTCAAAACTTCTTAAACACCAGAGGATTCATACCGGAGAGAGGCCATTTTCATGTTCGGAATGTGGAAAATGCTTTACTGATAAGTCAGGTCTTGTTTACCATCATAGAATACACACAGGTGAAAAGCCATttgcatgttctgaatgtggaaaatattttaccagcaagTCGAGTCTTGTTACacatcagagaattcacacaggggaaaaaccattctcatgttctgtatGTGGAAAATGTTTCAACAGTAAATCAAATTTTGTTACACATCAAAGGACTCATACTGGAGAAAAGCCATTCTCGTGTTCTgattgtggaaaatgttttgcagATAAGTCAAGTCTTGTGATACAccaaaggattcacacaggagagaagccattctcatgttctgaatgtgggaaatgctttAACAGCAAATCAAACTTTGTAATACATCATGGgcttcacacaggagagaaaccattttcgtGTTCtatatgtggaaaatgttttagtaaTAGCTCAAATGTTCTCAAACATCAAAATATTCACACAAGAGTAAAAACGTTTACATGTTCTATTTGTGGAAACAATTTTACTGCTAAATCAAGTCTTGTTAGGCATCAGACAATTCATCTACAAAACAAGCCAATGTCTTAA